The following are from one region of the Etheostoma spectabile isolate EspeVRDwgs_2016 chromosome 15, UIUC_Espe_1.0, whole genome shotgun sequence genome:
- the pvalb8 gene encoding parvalbumin 8: MSLSSILSADAIDSALKDCQAPDSFCAKKFFQLCGLNKKSPQDVKKVFGILDNDGSGFVEEEELKFVLQRFSPGARVLTDKETKGFMCACDDDSDGKIGADEFQAMVLS; the protein is encoded by the exons ATGTCTCTCTCATCAATCCTTTCTGCTGATGCCATTGACAGTGCTCTCAAGGACTGCCAAG CACCAGACTCCTTCTGCGCCAAGAAGTTTTTCCAGTTGTGTGGCCTCAACAAGAAGAGCCCACAGGACGTGAAGAAGGTTTTCGGGATCTTGGACAATGATGGCAGTGGTTTTGTGGAGGAAGAAGAGCTCAA GTTTGTCCTCCAGAGGTTTTCCCCTGGAGCTCGCGTTCTGACAGACAAGGAGACCAAGGGCTTCATGTGTGCTTGTGATGACGACAGTGACGGCAAGATTGGAGCAGACG AGTTCCAGGCCATGGTCTTGTCCTAA